The genomic DNA CAAAGTATTGGACATTTTGATTATTAAACATACTTACTAAACTTACCATCTCTCCATTTTTCATTTTTTTAACCTCCAATATTAGTTTACTAGTAAACTATTATTTTCTACTATTTTTAACTTCTTTTATTGTTCTTTTTACTCGGATTAATTCCCTTAAAAAACTAATATACCTCTGTATACAATCAATACTAAACTCCAAATCTTTTAATTCAGAGTACAAATCAGATAATTCACCTTTAACATGTTGTTTCCTTACCTCTGCATTATTCTTACCATACAAGGATTTAAAATCAGTCACCCGAATGATTTTCTCACTCAAAGCATTATAGGTTTCCTTTTTAGTGAAATAACTAATCTCCTTACTGGATAACTCATTCACTAAACATTCATACTCACATAACAAATTATTTAATGGAACATCAGTTACAGGAACATATCTCCAATCCATCTCCACAGTACCATCATCAAATAAACCCCGCCAATAACCACTTTCTTGGTCTAATCTCCAATCCATAATCTGGATGATATCACCTAAATATACTGCAATATCATTTTCATTTAAATTACTCATCAATACTCAACTCCACTTTCAAACTATACATTTCACCATCAACTAAACCTTTACAGATTACACCATTAACATCACGATCAAGTAACATATCAGCCACCTCCTGCAAAGTCAACTTAGTAAAATCAGCACTACTCAACTCCATCATCCTCTCTCCATTTTCCAACTCTAATGTACCCTTCTTCTTCAAAGTCCACATCACCTTTATCTCTTAAATTCCACCAATTACCCTTTTCACCACAAGCTTTACAGTAGTAAAACTCTTTTTTAACAATCATTGAAGGATTACTATCATTATGAAATGGACATTGCATCATGATATAACCATTCTTGAATGTTTTATAATCTCCACCGTATATACTGGGCATTAGGGTTCTCAAGTCATTTTCAAGTACAGGGTCTCCATGCCCATGATGTGTGTGGATGTTTGCTTTTCGTTGCCTTTCTTTTAGAATGTGATGTTTTTCATGTATTTTAGCAAACTCATAGGCATCACGAAGGCACTCATGTTCAAAAGAAGTAGGGGTTATGTTTTCCTTAAATTCCCCTTCGATTATTTCACATCTTTGATGGGTCTTTGGATGAATACTTCCAATTACTCTTATGTTTCCACGAAGTCCCGCACCTGTGTTGGTAGTGTCCAATGTTTGGTACTTAACTCTCATACCCCCTTGAATAATCAGCTCAACAAATTTCTTAAAAAATGTCTCGGAATCCACATCATCAAATTCAAAACATAATGGTTCTGTTTGAATATAACAATGGTACCCTTTACTTCCAGATTTCACAATAATGGTATTCAATCCATGTCTTTTTAAAACCATTCTTAATTTTCTTGCATCGTTTAACGCATTATTTGGATTCTCTTTATCATCAAAATCTAAAATTATGCATTGAACTATATTATCCTCTGCATATTTAGTGATGAATAAATCCGTATTTGGTTTTTGGTTTTTTATTGCTTTAACAATACTTTCATTTCCAAAGCATAACTTACGATTATTATCCTGAGGGATTGTAAGATAATGCTGTTTCCTTTCATAGATTAATTCGTAATCTATCATTGTTTCACTCCATTTGTACATAACAGATAACCAAATGTACAAGAACCATAACCAATTGTACATAAATTTAAACCAAAAGTACAACAGATATAACCAATAGTACAAAATGCAATTGTACAAAAACATATGCCCAATTGTACAATCTTACGGAGCATTTGTACAAAATCAAGTGTAAATGTACAAAAAGTAGGGTCGGAATGTACAAGAACCCTACCCAACTGTACAAGTGAAAATGGCAAATAAAGCTCCTTTTCCAAAAAGAAACGATTTAAACAATTTTCGCCATTTTCATCTCCACTATACACAGACACACACTCACACCTTAACATGATTCCACTGCAAATCATACAAATGATTATCCTTAATCTCAAAGTTAGTTTTCTTAATCCGTAACTGCTTTTGATTATTCACAAACTCATCAAACTCATCAGATAAACCAGGATACTTCTCATGAAAAACAGTCATTGCAGCATCAATATCTTTCTTAGCAAAAACCGGATTGATATTATTGACTTTCTCATCCACGTTTTCACCAATACCATAAACATTTCTACCTGCAATATTCTGACCAACTCTCACAAGAATTCCAAAACTCCATAACTTATACAGTTTATTAGACAATTCATCTTTAACTTCTCTATACCATCTCTGATTACTACTATTATGCTTAATGTCATCAATAGTAAAGAAACAATAGATATTTTCACCATCATCCCCTTCAATTGCATCAGCATAACCCTCAAGATAATACTTCCCAGTATCCTCATCAAGTAATAGATCCATAACATGGTAAGGTTTATCACCATCATTACTTGACAAAATCGCATTATACTGTACAATTTCTTCAAAGGTAGAATTCTCATCTAACTCATGACACTCTTCAGGAATAGTAGTATATGGGAATTCAGTATATTTTTTAAGAATTCCTTTAGTCAATGCAATTTCAGATGGTAATAATCCAGTACTACCTTCAAATAATGTTAATGCATCAATCACATCTTGTTTACTTGGAAGGTACATTTTGGTAGTGATTTCAATATCCTCAATGTTTTCTTGTGTGAAATCACAGTAAATAGTATGAGTTAAACTATATGATTCATTGAGAATACAGATGATTTTTAAAAGCATATTGAATTCCTTAATTTTACGATTAAAATCCGGCATGTTTGCAAGGTACCTTTGTACACAGAACATGAACGGATTAAATAATTCGGAGTTATCAATCTCCTTCTTCAACCACCATACAAAACCAGTAATACTCATTTTATCTTCTTCAATAGTTTGTTGAAGTTCCCATAATTCACCAGGGGACTCAAGAAAACTATCAAATATCATTAATCGTCTTTGGTCAACATCAGGAGGTCTGATAATAATACTCCTACTACGTTCCTGTTCATTGATAATTTCCTCAGATACCGTAGTGTAAGCTATTGCTGGAAAACCAGTAACAATATCTTTCACGCCACCATCTTCATCATCTTTCAAACCTCTTGAAATCCAACCATCTGTAGTTAACTGTTTCAATATATCCCTGGAAACAATAGTGTTTTCATCATCATGGACTCCACCTAAATCTCCAAGATAAAATATGTGTCCAGTTAGATCTTGTCCACTATACATATCAAAGAAATACGCTTTAGTAAATGTACCTTTATGCACATATTCTTCAGGGATACAGTCTAAAGGTTTCTCAAGACAATGTGTTTTTCCACTACTTTGACTTCCGACACCGATTACATTAGTTCCTTTTAAACCAAGGAATGTTTGAAGGAATCCGTTTAATGATTTAAACATTTCAATTTGAGCATCAACACCTAATCCTTCAAAAACACGGATAATATATTGTAATGGTGTAAGGTGGTATTTATTACAGTTATTAACAAAACGAGCATAGTGTTCTTCGTATTCTACTTCTAACTCTTCAACTTCTTTTTTAGCTGCTTTTTCTGCTTCTTTAACTTGTCGGTTAATGTCCTTTTCAAGGTCTTCCATTATTAAACGGAACATCTTGTCCAAGTCTGCAGTTTTTCTTTGTTTTGGGGTTAGATTGTCACTTATTCTTTGGAATATTTGTTTACCTATGTTTGTGTGTCTGCTTAATTCTAATGGAGATTTATCATGTTTACCTATGTTAAATTCAGAACCATCTTCCTTAATGTCATAAAAATAGGATTTCCCTTGTTTTGTACATTGTACTTGGGTGTCTTCATTTAATATATTAATATAAGTCATAATATGCTCCAAAAAAATAATAAAAAGAAGTTTTTTTTAGTAAACTTCTTCAACATCAACAGCTACAGAGGGGATAATTACCCAGTAAGGATTTCCTCCACTAAAACTTTCTTTTTTAGCTTTTGCTTTAAATTCTATGCCTCTTAATGAGTTTTTCAATTCATCAATATTGCAGATGAATCCTTTGTCATTATCTTCAGGTAAATCACCAGTAGCTTGGAATGCAAAATTAAATAATGGGAAGCATGATGCTTTAGGGTTAACACTGAATTCTTTTTTTTCTTTATCTTCAATACGTACATTGAAGAAGAAAGTTACTTCATCAGGGTCTTCGATGATTTCCATTTTCGGTCTTTCTTCCCCAGTGGTTTCATCTTCAACCATTACAACTTTTCCATCATCCCCTATAACTCTTGCTCTGCATTTTTCCATGTCATCAAGAATGGATAAAGTGACTGCTACCCCCCATTTCTTTTTGTCATTCTTGTTAGGGTAAAGGTTGCCGACTTTTTCGACACCTACTTTAATTCCATCTTCCTTGTACCATGAGTTAATACTTGTTAAAAAGGTAGTGCTTGTTACTGCATCTGCATCTTGGGTTTTTTCTTTAATTCTAACCATTTTATTCACCTACTCTAATATAATTTCTTTTAGTGTACTCTTTGTGAGCTTCTTTTTCTGCTTTTTCTTCTGCTAAAAAAGCTTTAATTTGTGCATCGTAAATTTCATCCATTAGGTTTCCATGACTATCAGCATAAAGGTCTTCTATGTGTTCATCACTGAAACTTAACGGTTTTTTCACTTCAGTTACAGGGTTGGTAACCCATTGATCTAATGTATCCATTTTCAGTATCTCCCCTCATATTTCTTGAAATCGAAATCGTATCTGGTTTCTTTAATGAATTTTAGTACATAGTTACACTTACCATGTAATAATGCCCATATTACTAATCTTAGATGGGATAATCCTACATCTTCTTCTTCGAAGAGTACTGTGAAAAATATGTCTTCAAGGGAGTTTCCTTTGAAGTAGGCTTCCCAGATATTAAACACTTCCTCGAAGTATAATGGGATTATCATTTCAACTTTCATAGAGCCACGAGAAGTGACATAAAATTGATTGCATTTTACGCCTTGCTCTGCTCCTTTTTCATTAGAGCCTAACCATACAAGACATTGTTTGTCTTGCATGAATTCCTCCATTTCAGGACCTACATCCACATCGTTTAAGGTGAGTGTAGTTTGTCCACCATTAGATGGAACTACTCCATATTTTTTAAGTGTTTTTAACACTGTTTCTTCAATTCTATTGTCTAATTCGGTATCTATCATTGTATATCACCAACAATAATGATTTTACGGTAGGTTAATTCCCCATCTTTGTATTGTGCAACAAATATTTCATCACCAATACTTGCAGACACATTACCTCTCTGAGGGAATAAGTCTAATTCTTGACAAATGTCGATCTGTGATAATCTATTCACAGCAGTTTTTGATTCAACTTTGAAACGTAATTGGGTTAATGGGATTACCTGTAAAGTGTAAGGTGCATTCACATCTACCATGTTCAAGCTGAAGTTATTGGTTAAGTATTTCATAAGTTTCAGTACCTCCATTGGAATGATTATGTGGAGTATTTTCCAGATATCTAACGATTTTCTATTTCGGGAATTATTTTTTTTTAATTTTAATAAGGGGGTGAAAATACTCCACAGTTTGTCAATTAAATGACCTTTAGATTATTCTGTCCATTGCGTTATAGGTTACTCCACTGTCTGTTGCGGATACTCCTACAATGGCAAACATTAATACAACGAATAATGCCATTAAAGCACTGAACAGTACGAACAAACATAAAAGAGCATGGGATTGTACCCATGCTTCAATCATGTCAAATAATTTATTTACAGGAGAAACGTTAGCTTCTTTTTTGTGTAGTCTTGCTGGTTGATTCATTGTAAATCGCCTCCAATCATTGCCATATAATCAATGGCAGTCCATTCTCCAGTAACATTTGATTTAATTACTTGTAAGTAATCTCCTTGATGTACAAGGAATTTGATTTCTTCTTGTATGGTTACTGGGAAGCTTTTACCACTACGGTTGCTTTTGACTAATGCGGTACCGTTACCCACATGTAAGCATTTTAACCAACTCATAAGTCATCATCCTCACAATCGTATTCACAACCATCGCATTCGTGATTGTATGGGCATTCAAAGTACTCAAGGTCACTGTATTCAATGTCAGTCATTGGACTATTATACCAACTCATACCCATTCACCTCCAAGTAACTCTGAAAGTCTGCCTTTGAGGAATGCAGCGTCAATGATCGCATCCCTGATTTCTTCACCAGTAAGTTCAACACCATCAATCACATATGATTGATCTAAAAAAAGTTTAGAGGTGGTTTTCATTCTCTCAACTCCATTCTGAAACCTATTGGTCTCATGTCATCATCGTAGGCATCTAATATTTTCATACCTGCAAGCTGTGATAATTCAGCGATTAATTCAGCTTCACTGAATAAGTCATCGGTTTCAAGTGTTGCATATCCGCTTCCGAAAAAGATATCTTCTTTGTGACCTTTTGCCCTTGCGGATTTGATTGCAGTGTCTGGCATTCTTCCTTCGCCGATAACTTCATCTCTGATG from Methanobrevibacter sp. includes the following:
- a CDS encoding CHC2 zinc finger domain-containing protein, whose amino-acid sequence is MIDYELIYERKQHYLTIPQDNNRKLCFGNESIVKAIKNQKPNTDLFITKYAEDNIVQCIILDFDDKENPNNALNDARKLRMVLKRHGLNTIIVKSGSKGYHCYIQTEPLCFEFDDVDSETFFKKFVELIIQGGMRVKYQTLDTTNTGAGLRGNIRVIGSIHPKTHQRCEIIEGEFKENITPTSFEHECLRDAYEFAKIHEKHHILKERQRKANIHTHHGHGDPVLENDLRTLMPSIYGGDYKTFKNGYIMMQCPFHNDSNPSMIVKKEFYYCKACGEKGNWWNLRDKGDVDFEEEGYIRVGKWREDDGVE